CGGGGAAGGAAAACAGCAGTGAATTGAGCAACTCGATGCGGCGGCGGTTGTTGTCGACCAGCGGAGCGAGGCGGCGGCGGATGCCTACGTTGATTCGCATACGTGGATCGGCCGAATAGGCGAAGTACATATAGTCGCGCTCGTCGCTGGTGACCATCTCGAGGGTAAGCTCGTCGTGGTTGCGGAGGAAGAGTCCCCACTGGCAGCAGTCCGGGATGGGCGGCGTCTGCGCCATGATCTCGGTGATCGGCATGCGGTCTTCCTGACGTAGCGCCATGTAGATGCGAGGCATCAGCGGGAAGTGGAAGGCCATGTGGCACTCGTCGCCATTGCCGAAGTAAGGGCGGACGTCGGTGGGCCAGGTGTTTGCCTCGGCGAGCAGGAATCGGTTGCTGTAGCCCTCGTCGATGGCGGCGCGGATGCGCTTGATGATGGCGTGCGTCTCGGGGAGATTGTCGCAGGTGGTTCCGTCGCGCTCGATGAGGTAGGGGATGGCGTCGAGACGGAAGCCGTCGACGCCGAGGTCGAGCCAGAAGCGCATGGCCTTGAGGACCTCTTCGAAGACGGCGGGGTTGTCGAAGTTGAGGTCGGGCTGGTGGGAGAAGAAGCGGTGCCAGTAGTAGGCTCCGGCGGTCTCGTCCCAGGTCCAGTTGGACTTCTCGGTGTCCGAGAAGATGATCGGCACGCTCTTGTACAGCTGGTCGGTATGCGACCAGACGTAGAAGTTGCGCTCGGGCGAGCCGGGAGGCGCGAGGCGCGATGCCTTGAACCACGGATGCTGGTCGGAGGTGTGGTTGATGACCAACTCGATGAGCACCTGCATGTTGCGCTGATGGGCGGCGGCGAGGAAGCGCTTGAAGTCGTCGAGCGAGCCGTAGCTGGGGTTGACATCGGTGTAGTTGGCGATGTCGTAGCCGTCGTCGCGCAGGGGCGAGGGAAAAAAGGGCAGCAGCCAAAGGCAGGTTACGCCGAGGTCTTGAAGGTAGTCGAGGCGTGAGATGAGGCCAGGGAAGTCGCCGATACCGTCGCCGTTGGAGTCTTGAAACGCGCGGACGTGTAGCTCGTAGATAACGGCGTCCTTGTACCAGAGAGAATCGGTGGCGCTACCGGACTTCTTCACTTGCGGGCTCCAACTGCGGAGTTGCTCAAGAGATTTTAGATGCTGCGTATGTGTGAGGTCGCTGAAGTTGTGACAACATCCTGTTTTTCGACAGATGCAGGAGAGATGCGAGTGGTTGCTGCAAAAGTGCGTCCGCAAGTACTTCAGAAGGCTGATTTTCATAGAGCCCTCCAACGACGCGGCGCAATGCAACCCGGGCCCGCATTTGGAGAATCTAAAGGGAATAAGAGAAAAGCGGTCCCTTCTGTTCCACTTCGCCAAGTTCATATTTTTGACTTTGATCGATGAAAAACTTGCGGACACCTTTGTCTACATATCGCCTGCAGTTGAACAAGGACTTTACGTTCGACGACGCAGCTGGGATTGCCGGCTATCTGCGGGAGCTGGGAATCTCGCATGTTTACTGCTCGCCTTATCTGCAGGCGGCACCGGGAAGTGCGCATGGATATGACGTTGTCTCGCACCAGCAGGTGAATGAGGAGCTGGGTGGCGCTAAGGCTCACGCGCGTTTTTCGGTGAGACTGCGCGAACTGGGGATGGGGCAGGTGCTCGATGTGGTGCCGAACCACATGTCGCTGGGCAAGGAGAACCGCTACTGGTGGGACGTGCTTGAAAATGGACAGTCGAGCCGGTATGCGTCGTTCTTCGATATCGACTGGCAGCCGCAGGAGGAGAGGCTCCGCGATAAGGTGCTGATGCCAATCCTTGCCGACCAATACGGACGAGTGCTGAAGGCCGGCGGCATCAAGGTCTTGCGCGTGGGGCATAAGCTTCATGTGGAGACGGCGGGGAATTCACTGCCAGTTGCGCCGCAGTCGCTGCCGGTGATTCTGTCGCGCGCTGCCGAGTACGCGAGGTCGAACACGCTGAACTTCCTTGCCGCGTCGTTTGGGAGGCTGCCTGCCCCCGGATACGAGGAGCGCAGAACGGTCCTGGCGCGGCATCGCGATAAGGTCGTGCTGTACACGCTGCTGGAACGCCTGTTCGCTGAGGAGACGGGCGTGTGCGAGGCGATTGACCGATCACTTGCGGAACTAAACGGGAATCTCGATGCGCTCGATGATTTTCTGAACCAGCAGAATTACCGGCTGTCGTACTGGAAGACCGCGGGGCAGCAGCTTGCGTACCGCCGATTCTTCGATGTGAACACGCTGGTTGGGCTGCGAGTCGAGCGCGAGCATGTCTTTGAGGAGTCGCACGCGCTGGTGCTGGAGTGGCTGCGCGGTGGCGTGCTCGATGGCGTGCGGGTGGACCATCCAGACGGGCTGCGCGATCCGCTGGAATACCTGAAGCGTCTGCGCGACCATGCTCCCGAGGCATGGATCGTTGGAGAGAAGATTCTTGAGCCGGGTGAGTTTTTGCGTGAGAGCTGGCCGATTCAGGGAACGACCGGCTATGACTTCATGAACATGGCCGCCGGCGTGCTCGTGTGGCCGCAGGGAATGTCGGAGCTGAGCTCCGTGTATCAGACCTTTCTGGGAACGGATTATGCGGCGGGCTTTGACGACTTTCACGCGATCGCACACAACAAGAAGATCGACGTGATGCAGGAGAGGCTGGGAAGTGACGTGAACCAGGTGACCTCGATGTTTGTCGAGATCTGCGAGGCTAGCCGCGACCGCAGGGACTACACGAGGACGGACATACGCCGCGCAATCCGCGAAGTAGCGGCGTGTTTTCCGGTCTATCGCACCTATGTCGCTCCCTCGCGCAACGAGATCACCGAGGAGGATCGAGCGTACATCGGGCAGGCCACCGAGTGTGCCAAGCAGAATCGGCAGGACATCGACAGCGATCTCTTCGAATTTCTGCGCGACGTACTGACAATGACGGTGACGGGCAAGCGCGAGAGCGAGTTCCTGCTGCGCTTTCAGCAGTTCACCGGACCGGTGATGGCCAAGGGTGTGGAGGACACTGCGTTCTACTGCTACAACCGGCTCTCGGCGATGAACGAGGTGGGCGGCGATCCGGGGAGAAATGGCGTCAGCGTCGCGGAGTTTCATGAGTATTGCGCGAAGGTGCAGGCGACGCATCCGCTGACGATGACCGCGCTGGCGACACACGACACCAAGCGCAGCGGCGATGTGCGTGCGCGTTTGCTGGTGCTCTCAGAGATGGCAGGGAGGTTCGGATCGGCGATTAACCGTTGGTCGCGGATAAACAGCGGCTTTCTGAGGAGCAGGCCAGGCGGGGGAGCGATGCCCGACCGCAACACTGAGTACCTCTACTATCAGACGCTGATCGGCGCATGGCCTTTGCCGGTGGAGCGGGCGCAGAGCTACATGCTGAAAGCGGTGCGCGAGGCCAGGCAGCAGACCTCCTGGACCGCGAACAATCGCGAGTTCGAGGAGGCGCTTGAGAGCTTCATTGCGAAGACCCTGGATCATGCTCCGTTTGTGCGCGAGCTGGAGCAGTTTGTCGAGAGGGTGAAGGATGCTGGCCGCGTGAACTCGCTGGCGCAGACGCTGATGAAGCACACGGCGCCGGGAGTTCCTGATCTATACCAGGGAACTGAGGTCTGGGACCTGAGCTTGGTGGATCCGGACAACCGGCGGCCCGTGGATTATGAGCGCAGGCGGCGGTTGTTCGAAGAGATGAAGAACATGATGGGCGACGATGCTGCGACGAGAGTGATGGAGCGTGCCGACGACGGCATGCCCAAGATGTGGACGATCTATCACGCGCTGCAACTCCGGCGCGAGCATCCGGAGTGGTTTGGAGCGGACGCACAATACACGCCGCTCGAGGTCGCGGGAGCGAGGCGCGACCACGTGATCGCCTACCTGCGCGGCGACGCTGTGGCGACGATTGTGCCGCGCCTGACGTCGCGCCTGATGCGCGCGTGGCGCGATACCGTCGTTGCGTTGCCCGAGGGGCGATGGACGAACCGGCTCACGGGAGATCGCATCGCCGGCGGACGAGTAACGATGAAGACGTTGCTGAAGGAGTTCCCTGTGGCGCTGCTGGTGAAGGAGACGGTCGATGTATGAGTTCGCCGTGTGGGCTCCAAGGGCGAAGTCTGTTGCGGTCGCGGTAGGCGGGGGGCGTTTCCCGATGAGCCTGAGGAGCGTGCGCGGATGGTGGAGTGTGAAGGTCGAGCAGGCAGGGCCGGGAACGGACTACGCGCTTTTGCTGGATGACGATCCGAAGCCGTATCCCGATCCGCGCTCGCTGTGGCAACCGAGGGGAGTGCACGGCGTCTCGCGGCTCTACGATCAGAGCGCATTTGTCTGGCGCGATGAACATTGGCAGGCTCCTCCGCTGGCCTCCGCGGTGATCTACGAGATGCATGTGGGGACCTTCTCGCCGGAGGGAACGTTCGATGGAGCGATTGAGCGGCTGGGGCATCTTGCGCGCCTCGGCGTCACGCACGTGGAGCTGATGCCGGTGGCCGAGTTCCCGGGCGACTATGGATGGGGCTACGACGGCGTGAGCCTGTTCGCTGTCAAAGACAGCTATGGCGGCCCCGATGGGCTGAAGCGTTTCGTCGATGCCTGTCACCGCAACAACCTCGCGGTTTTGCTGGATGTCGTCTACAACCACTTCGGCCCAGTGGGGAACTACACGGGAAAGTTCGGGCCCTATGTGACGAACCGCCACGGGACGCCATGGGGCGACGCCGTAAATCTCGAGTTCGAAGACAGCGACGAGGTGCGACGGTTCTTCTGCGACAACGCGCTGATGTGGATGCGCGACTATCACATCGACGGCCTGCGGCTGGACGCGGTGCATGAATACGTGGACCGCTCGGCGATTCACTTCATGGAGCAGCTTTCCTCTGAGGCCGAAGTGTTGTCGACCACGCTGGGACGGAGGCTTGTGCTTATCGCTGAAAGCGATTTGAACGATCCTCGTGTGGTGATGCCTCCGCAGGCGGGCGGCTATGGGATGGATGCCCAGTGGAACGACGACTTCCACCATGCGCTGTTTACGGTGCTGGAGCCGGCCGAGACACAGAGGGGCTACTTTTCGGACTACGGCTCGTTCGCCACGCTTGCCAAGGCGCTGACGAAGATCTTTGTGAACGATGGCGGCTACTCGAAGTACCGGAGGAAGAACCACGGCAGGCCCGTCGAAGGGCTTTCAGCACATTGCTTCATCGGGTTCATCCAGAACCATGATCAGGTGGGCAATCGAGCCACAGGCGACCGGCTGGAGCACGCCATCGGCATCGATCGCGCAAAGGTAGCGCTTGGGCTGGTGCTGACGTCGCCCGTCATTCCCCTGCTGTTTCAGGGCGAGGAGTTCGCCGCTTCGACGCCGTTCCAGTTCTTCGCGCATCACGAAGAGCCGGGGATGGCGAAGGCGGTGTCGGAAGGGCGAAGGAGAGAGTTTGCCGCCCTGGGATGGAGGCCGGAGGAGATTCCCGATCCCGGCAGCCGTGAGACCTATGAACGCTCGAAGCTGCAATGGCAGGAGACCACACACGGACGCCATGCGGAGATGCTCGACTGGTGCCGCAGCCTGGTCGCGCTGCGGCGCAGGTCGGGGGCGCTGAACAACGGCGATCTGCATCACGTGCGGGTGGACTTCGACGAGAACGACCGCTGGCTTGTGATGGAACGAGGCGGCATGAAGATGATGGCGAATCTGGGCGTCGCGTCAGTTGCGCTTGAGAACCATGGAGGCCTTGCCGCAGTCCTTCGCTCGCACGAGGATATTCAGGTTACCGGGGAGACAGTTCTGTTGCCGCCGAGCCGTTTCGTCGTACTCTCAAGCGAATAGACGTCAATCTTGCGCCGCGACGCTGCACCTCGATAGACTGACGCTCTGGGTGGCGTAAAAGACGCAGTCACCTCTTCCTCCAGGTCGCAAGTTTACAAACCGATTCACTCCCGAAACTTTTACGGGACTGCAACGTATCTCAGGAAAATAGTTCCGCCTCCGCGGGCATGCGGAAGAGTGTGGACAGTGCAGTCTCCATGGAATCTTTTTTGAGGTCGATAACGATGCGGATGAAGTCTATCTTTCGGAGTTCAGTGTTTGCGGCCGGGCTGGTTCTGCCCATCGCACGGGGATATTGTTCTCACGCGGCAAAAGCGCAGGCGCCTGCGGCAGGCCCGGCGGCTCGGCAGCTCGGAACCGTGAAGGCGATCTCCGGGAACACCATTACGCTGGGCACCGACGCGGGAGCGCAGGTGACGGTGACGGTGGCGGATGGGGCGCGAGTGCTGCAGCTTGCTCCCGGAAGCACCGACCTGAAATCGGCGCAGCTGATCGCGATCGGCGATATCGCTGTCGGCGACCGCGTTCTCGTAACCGGCAAGGTAGCTGATGACGGCAGCTTCACTGCGGCGC
This DNA window, taken from Edaphobacter bradus, encodes the following:
- the treS gene encoding maltose alpha-D-glucosyltransferase yields the protein MKKSGSATDSLWYKDAVIYELHVRAFQDSNGDGIGDFPGLISRLDYLQDLGVTCLWLLPFFPSPLRDDGYDIANYTDVNPSYGSLDDFKRFLAAAHQRNMQVLIELVINHTSDQHPWFKASRLAPPGSPERNFYVWSHTDQLYKSVPIIFSDTEKSNWTWDETAGAYYWHRFFSHQPDLNFDNPAVFEEVLKAMRFWLDLGVDGFRLDAIPYLIERDGTTCDNLPETHAIIKRIRAAIDEGYSNRFLLAEANTWPTDVRPYFGNGDECHMAFHFPLMPRIYMALRQEDRMPITEIMAQTPPIPDCCQWGLFLRNHDELTLEMVTSDERDYMYFAYSADPRMRINVGIRRRLAPLVDNNRRRIELLNSLLFSFPGTPILYYGDEIGMGDNIYLGDRNGVRTPMQWNPDRNAGFSTAVPSRLYFPVIMDPTFGYQAVNVETQLSEPSSLLHWTRNMIALRKLFHVFGRGTLEFLSPENRKVLAYIRHYDPHSDSREQTEAARVRDVTSPGNETVLCVANLSRFAQPVSLDLSEFAGMQPVEMLGYVPFPIITSQPYPLTLAPYSFFWLELQGAPEARQE
- the treY gene encoding malto-oligosyltrehalose synthase encodes the protein MSTYRLQLNKDFTFDDAAGIAGYLRELGISHVYCSPYLQAAPGSAHGYDVVSHQQVNEELGGAKAHARFSVRLRELGMGQVLDVVPNHMSLGKENRYWWDVLENGQSSRYASFFDIDWQPQEERLRDKVLMPILADQYGRVLKAGGIKVLRVGHKLHVETAGNSLPVAPQSLPVILSRAAEYARSNTLNFLAASFGRLPAPGYEERRTVLARHRDKVVLYTLLERLFAEETGVCEAIDRSLAELNGNLDALDDFLNQQNYRLSYWKTAGQQLAYRRFFDVNTLVGLRVEREHVFEESHALVLEWLRGGVLDGVRVDHPDGLRDPLEYLKRLRDHAPEAWIVGEKILEPGEFLRESWPIQGTTGYDFMNMAAGVLVWPQGMSELSSVYQTFLGTDYAAGFDDFHAIAHNKKIDVMQERLGSDVNQVTSMFVEICEASRDRRDYTRTDIRRAIREVAACFPVYRTYVAPSRNEITEEDRAYIGQATECAKQNRQDIDSDLFEFLRDVLTMTVTGKRESEFLLRFQQFTGPVMAKGVEDTAFYCYNRLSAMNEVGGDPGRNGVSVAEFHEYCAKVQATHPLTMTALATHDTKRSGDVRARLLVLSEMAGRFGSAINRWSRINSGFLRSRPGGGAMPDRNTEYLYYQTLIGAWPLPVERAQSYMLKAVREARQQTSWTANNREFEEALESFIAKTLDHAPFVRELEQFVERVKDAGRVNSLAQTLMKHTAPGVPDLYQGTEVWDLSLVDPDNRRPVDYERRRRLFEEMKNMMGDDAATRVMERADDGMPKMWTIYHALQLRREHPEWFGADAQYTPLEVAGARRDHVIAYLRGDAVATIVPRLTSRLMRAWRDTVVALPEGRWTNRLTGDRIAGGRVTMKTLLKEFPVALLVKETVDV
- the treZ gene encoding malto-oligosyltrehalose trehalohydrolase, whose product is MYEFAVWAPRAKSVAVAVGGGRFPMSLRSVRGWWSVKVEQAGPGTDYALLLDDDPKPYPDPRSLWQPRGVHGVSRLYDQSAFVWRDEHWQAPPLASAVIYEMHVGTFSPEGTFDGAIERLGHLARLGVTHVELMPVAEFPGDYGWGYDGVSLFAVKDSYGGPDGLKRFVDACHRNNLAVLLDVVYNHFGPVGNYTGKFGPYVTNRHGTPWGDAVNLEFEDSDEVRRFFCDNALMWMRDYHIDGLRLDAVHEYVDRSAIHFMEQLSSEAEVLSTTLGRRLVLIAESDLNDPRVVMPPQAGGYGMDAQWNDDFHHALFTVLEPAETQRGYFSDYGSFATLAKALTKIFVNDGGYSKYRRKNHGRPVEGLSAHCFIGFIQNHDQVGNRATGDRLEHAIGIDRAKVALGLVLTSPVIPLLFQGEEFAASTPFQFFAHHEEPGMAKAVSEGRRREFAALGWRPEEIPDPGSRETYERSKLQWQETTHGRHAEMLDWCRSLVALRRRSGALNNGDLHHVRVDFDENDRWLVMERGGMKMMANLGVASVALENHGGLAAVLRSHEDIQVTGETVLLPPSRFVVLSSE